One Hypomesus transpacificus isolate Combined female chromosome 21, fHypTra1, whole genome shotgun sequence genomic region harbors:
- the pnpla6 gene encoding LOW QUALITY PROTEIN: patatin-like phospholipase domain-containing protein 6 (The sequence of the model RefSeq protein was modified relative to this genomic sequence to represent the inferred CDS: deleted 1 base in 1 codon) has product MGQSASEQEVQEDTPEEGFNHHIKAFVEEELQTSMMVGMVIGAGFAIILIAILIFFVLRRIQLRNIEAQEAPKYRFRKRDKVMFYGRKIMRKVSQSTSSLVGTASSSRPRLKKKQKMLNIAKKILRFKKEVPILQAKEPPPSVLEADLTEFDVANSHLPSEVLYMLKNVRVLGHFEKPLFLELCKHMVFLKFQQGEYVFRPGQPDSSIYVVQDGKLELCLTGQDGKDGVVKEVYPGDSVHSLLSILDVITGHQKPYKTVSARAAEVSTVLRLPVEAFLSIFEKYPESLVRVVQIIMVRLQRVTVLALHNYLGLTNELFSHEMQALRLLPLSPHQTRTSPVRHSKRFGSLTVTEEHRGGRREGGHSSRGPWKGRHHRANPEQDHLHACRHCLYAEGPAFRLRHGVRARAHLRVCRGRQHPPPAFTRSDQRERKVTVDDVPSGVYLYPEEEAGPEGGYGPLPGHPSPALFEEAQKELLKLMRIEDPSLLNGRVTLHHAKAGAVLAKQGDQDVSLHFVLSGCLHVYQRMIDKQEAVCLFITQPGEMVGQLAVLTGEPLIFTIKAVRDCTFLKISKSDFYEIMREQPSVVLSAAHTVAIRMSPFVRQMDFAIDWMAVEAGRALYRQDDQSDCTYIVLNGRLRSVIRKANGKKELVGEYGRGDLIGVVEALTRQPRATTVHAVRDTELVKLPEGTLNNIKRRYPQVVTRLIHLLGQKILGNLQQARGPFSGSALGLSSVASSPDVTNPASNLSTVAVLPVCDDVPINAFNLELSHALSAIGPTLLLTSDIIRERLGASALDSIHEYRLSGWLAQQEDINRIVLYQTDSSMTPWTQRCIRQADCILIVGLGDQEPALGQLEQMLENTAVRALKQLVLLHREDGPGPSRTVEWLNMRSWCSGHLHLRCPRRVFSRRGPAKLREVYEKVFEKTADRHSDFSRLARVLTGNSIALVLGGGGARGCSHVGVIKAMEEAGIPIDIVGGTSIGSFIGALYAEERSAVRTKQRAREWSKAMNSVFKTVLDLTYPITSMFSGSAFNTSISKVFQDKQAEDLWLPYFNVTTDITASAMRVHQDGSLWRYVRASMTLSGYLPPLCDPKDGNLLMDGGYINNLPADIARNMGAKTVIAIDVGSQDETDLCNYGDSLSGWWLLWKRINPWAEKVKVPDMAEIQSRLAYVSCVRQLEVVKKSAYCEYIRPPIDRFKTMDFGKFDEIYDVGYQHGKLLFTGWARGDIIHKMLKDHRSADYNESKKTDTCTCPGADFTDLAEIVSRIEPVQSYVAADAEESDCLTEYEEEGMDTVREEEGEEDEEEEEEADDQEDQEDHSPGEWGQNGVFQPDEEKTIRQRRKAANDSEFSDC; this is encoded by the exons ATGGGACAGAGCGCCTCGGAACAGGAGGTCCAAGAAGATACCCCAGAG GAAGGGTTTAACCACCACATCAAGGCGTTTGTGGAGGAAGAGCTACAGACGAGCATG ATGGTTGGCATGGTGATCGGCGCGGGATTCGCCATCATCCTCATCGCCATCCTCATCTTCTTCGTCCTGCGCAGGATCCAGCTACGAA acATCGAGGCCCAGGAGGCTCCTAAATACCGCTTCCGTAAGAGGGACAAGGTCATGTTCTATGGGAGGAAGATCATGCGCAAG gtgtcTCAGTCTACATCTTCTCTTGTGGGGACAGCTTCCTCCTCCCGCCCGCGCCTCAAGAAGAAGCAGAAGATGTTAAACATTGCCAAAAA gatcCTGCGTTTTAAGAAAGAGGTCCCCATCCTGCAGGCCAAGGAGCCTCCTCCTTCCGTGCTGGAGGCCGACCTGACGGAGTTTGACGTGGCCAACTCCCACCTGCCCTCCGAGGTGCTGTACATGCTGAAGAACGTCAG GGTGCTGGGCCACTTTGAGAAGCCTCTGTTCCTGGAGCTGTGTAAGCACATGGTGTTCCTCAAGTTCCAGCAGGGGGAGTACGTGTTCCGGCCGGGGCAGCCGGACAGCAGCATCTACGTCGTACAGGACGGCAAGCTGGAACTGTGCCTTACCGGAcag GATGGCAAGGATGGCGTCGTCAAGGAGGTCTACCCCGGCGACAGTGTCCACAGCCTCCTCAGCATCCTGGATGTCATCACC ggccaCCAGAAGCCATACAAGACAGTGTCGGCACGGGCGGCCGAGGTGTCCACTGTTCTACGTCTACCGGTTGAGgccttcctctccatctttGAAAAGTAC CCCGAAAGCCTTGTCAGGGTGGTGcag ATCATCATGGTCCGCCTACAGAGAGTCACCGTGCTGGCCCTGCACAACTACCTGGGCCTCACCAACGAGCTCTTTAGCCAT gaGATGCAGGCCCTGCGCCTGCTGCCCCTCTCACCCCACCAGACGCGCACCAGCCCGGTCCGCCACAGCAAGCGCTTCGGCAGCCTGACGGTGACCGAGGAACACCGGGGAGGCCGCCGTGAAGGGGGACACTCcag caGGGGACCATGGAAAGGACGGCACCACCGTGCCAACCCTGAGCAGGACCATCTCCATGCCTGTAGACATTGCCT GTATGCAGAAGGGCCTGCGTTCAGACTTCGACATGGCGTACGAGCGAGGGCGCATCTCCGTGTCTGCAGAGGAcggcaacaccccccccccgccttcaCGCGg tctgaCCAGCGGGAGAGGAAGGTGACGGTGGACGACGTTCCCTCGGGTGTGTACCTCTACCccgaggaggaggcggggcctgAGGGCGGGTACGGGCCCCTCCCGGGCCATCCCAGCCCCGCCCTGTTCGAGGAGGCCCAGAAGGAGCTCCTCAAGCTCATGAGGATCGAG gACCCATCTCTGTTGAATGGGAGGGTGACCCTGCACCATGCCAAGGCTGGAGCTGTGCTGGCCAAACAAGGAGACCAG gacGTGAGTCTCCACTTCGTCCTGTCCGGCTGCCTCCATGTGTACCAGCGCATGATCGACAAGCAGGAGGCGGTGTGCTTGTTCATCACCCAGCCCGGGGAGATGGTGGGCCAGCTGGCCGTGCTGACGGGAGAGCCCCTCATCTTCACCATCAAGGCCGTGCGCGACTGCACCTTCCTCAAGATCTCCAAGTCCGACTTTTACGA GATCATGAGGGAGCAGCCCAGCGTGGTGCTGAGCGCCGCCCACACCGTGGCCATCCGCATGTCCCCCTTCGTCAGGCAGATGGACTTCGCCATCGACTGGATGGCCGTGGAGGCCGGCAGGGCTCTGTACAG ACAGGACGACCAATCAGACTGCACCTACATCGTCCTGAACGGGCGTCTGCGTTCGGTCATCCGCAAGGCCAACGGCAAGAAGGAGCTGGTGGGGGAGTACGGACGAGGAGACCTCATAGGAGTG GTGGAGGCTCTGACCAGACAGCCTCGAGCCACCACCGTCCACGCCGTCAGAGACACGGAGCTGGTCAAGCTCCCAGAGGGGACCCTCAACAACATCAAGAGACGCTACCCTCAG gtgGTGACCAGGCTGATCCACCTGCTGGGTCAGAAGATACTGGGGAACCTGCAGCAGGCCCGTGGTCCCTtctcag GTTCAGCGCTAGGCCTGTCCAGCGTGGCGTCCAGCCCCGACGTCACCAACCCGGCCAGTAACCTCTCCACCGTGGCCGTGCTGCCTGTCTGCGACGACGTGCCAATCAACGCCTTCAACCTAGAGCTCAGCCACGCCCTCAGTGCCATCG gacccACCCTGCTGCTCAccagtgacatcatcagagaGCGCCTGGGGGCTTCAGCCCTggacag tatCCATGAGTACCGTCTGTCGGGCTGGCTGGCCCAGCAGGAGGACATCAACAGGATCGTCCTAtaccagacagacagcagcatgACCCCCTGGACCCAGCGCTGCATCCGCCAGGCCGACTGCATCCTCATCGTGGGCCTGGGAGACCAGGAGCCTGCCCTGGGCCAG ctggAGCAGATGCTGGAGAACACGGCGGTGCGGGCGCTGAAGCAGCTGGTGCTGCTGCACAGGGAGGACGGGCCGGGGCCTTCCAGGACGGTGGAGTGGCTGAACATGAGGAGCTGGTGCTCCGGACACCTGCACCTGAGGTGCCCCCGCAGGGTGTTCTCCAGACGGGGCCCTGCCAagctg aGGGAGGTGTACGAGAAGGTGTTTGAGAAGACAGCAGACCGGCACAGCGACTTCTCCCGGCTGGCCCGAGTCCTGACGGGGAACAGCATCGccctggtgctgggagggggcggggccag AGGCTGCTCCCACGTGGGCGTGATCAAGGCCATGGAGGAAGCGGGGATTCCCATCGACATCGTGGGCGGGACTTCCATCGGCTCGTTCATCGGGGCGCTGTACGCGGAGGAGCGGAGCGCCGTCAGGACCAAGCAGAGGGCGCGCGAGTGGTCCAAG GCGATGAACTCAGTGTTTAAGACGGTCCTGGACCTGACCTATCCCATCACCTCCATGTTCTCTGGCTCCGCCTTCAACACCAGCATCTCCAAGGTGTTCCAGGACAAGCAAGCTGAG gacCTATGGCTGCCATACTTCAACGTCACCACTGACATCACAGCCTCAGCCATGCGTGTGCACCAGGATG GCTCACTGTGGCGGTATGTGCGGGCGAGCATGACCCTGTCGGGGTACCTGCCCCCCCTGTGCGACCCCAAAGATGGCAACTTGCTCATGGATGGTGGCTACATCAACAACCTGCCAG CGGACATCGCCAGGAACATGGGCGCCAAAACGGTGATCGCCATCGACGTAGGCAGCCAGGACGAGACTGACCTCTGTAACTATGGCGACAGCCTGTCAGGCTGGTGGTTGCTGTGGAAACGGATCAACCCCTGGGCTGAGAAAGTGAAG gttccgGACATGGCAGAGATCCAGTCCAGGCTGGCCTACGTCTCCTGCGTGCgtcagctggaggtggtcaAGAAGAGCGCCTACTGCGAGTACATCCGACCGCCCATCGACCGCTTCAAGACCATGGACTTTGGCAAGTTCGACGAGATCTAC gatgtgggATACCAGCATGGCAAGCTGCTCTTCACGGGCTGGGCTCGCGGTGACATCATCCACAAGATGCTGAAGGATCACCGCTCGGCCGACTACAACGAGAGCAAGAAAACCGAC ACGTGCACCTGCCCGGGGGCGGACTTTACCGACTTGGCCGAGATCGTGTCCAGGATTGAGCCGGTCCAGAGCTACGTAGCTGCTGACG CAGAGGAGTCGGACTGTCTGACGGAGTACGAGGAGGAGGGCATGGACACGgtgcgggaggaggagggggaggaggacgaggaggaagaggaggaggccgacgaccaggaggaccaggaggaccACTCGCCCGGAGAATGGGGCCAGAACGGAGTCTTCCAGCCG GATGAGGAGAAGACCATCCGCCAGCGGAGGAAAGCTGCTAACGACTCTGAGTTCTCCGACtgctga